A region of the Acidimicrobiales bacterium genome:
GCTCGCTCGAGGACGGCGACCGTCCCGCATGGGACGGGCAGTGGCTGATCCTCCACCTCCGACCCCCGGCGGACGGCGACCGGGCCGGCGACGCACGAACCGCCCGCGCGTCGCTGCAGAGCCGGCTCGAGTTCGAGGGGTTCGGTTCGCTGGCAAGCGGCTTGTGGATCGCGACCGACCGCCGGGCTGCGGCAGGGACGCGCGAAGCAGTGGCCGAGGCCGGGCTCACCGACCGGACCGTGCTGTTCGAAGCCCGGCTGCTCGATGACGTCGACCTCGTGGGCCAGGCGTGGGACCTCGATGCTGCGGCAGCCGCGCACGACAGCTTCCTGCACCGGTGGGCTGACGCTCCAGGCGACGACGGGCGGGCCGTCGCACCGCCCGACGCGTTCGCCACGATCACTCGCCTGGGCCACGAGTGGCAGGAGCTTCTCCAGTTCGCACCCGATCTGCCCGATGAGCTCCTGCCCGACGATTGGCCGGGCCGGACGAGTCGAGCGCGCTTCGTCACCCTCTACCGGCGTTGCGTGGAGCCCGCGGCCACGTACTACACAGCATTGACAGAGCGCGATCTTGCGTAGACAATGAGTGACATGGCAGCGCGCACGCCGACCCACCCCATCTTCGACGCGGACAACCACTACTACGAGGGCCTTGACGCGTTCACCCGCCACCTCCCAGCGGGCGCCGGCCCCCGCACGGTGGAGTGGGCCGAAGTCAACGGCCGCAAGTACCACTTGCTCGCCGGGAAGATCTGCCGGGCCGTGACCAACCCCACGTTCGACCCGGTGGCGAAGCCGGGCATCCTCGCGGACTACTTCCGTGGCAACCCCAACGGCGCCAACCCGCTCGAGCGGCTCAAAGAGCGTGAGCCCGTGCGCGACGCGTACCGAACCGCCGCGGCGCGGCTGCCGGTCCTCGAGGAGCACGGGCTGGAGGCCGCATGGATCTTCCCGACGCTCGGGATGATCTACGAGGAGCACCTCAAGCACGATCCCGGCGCGGTCGCCATCACCTTCGAGGCCTTCAACCGCTGGCTGCTCGACGACTGGGGCTACAACCACGACGACCGGCTGTTCGCGGCGCCGTACCTGTCGCTCGCCGATCCCGGGTGGGCCTGCCGCGAGCTCGAGT
Encoded here:
- a CDS encoding PaaX family transcriptional regulator C-terminal domain-containing protein; this translates as MTSTRPHATRTRRRADGQPSARALLLSILGQHVAPAGGQAWTWTLVGALGAVGVEERAARQALARSEAGGWFTSTTEGRFTRLRLTEGACQLLASATARLTRSLEDGDRPAWDGQWLILHLRPPADGDRAGDARTARASLQSRLEFEGFGSLASGLWIATDRRAAAGTREAVAEAGLTDRTVLFEARLLDDVDLVGQAWDLDAAAAAHDSFLHRWADAPGDDGRAVAPPDAFATITRLGHEWQELLQFAPDLPDELLPDDWPGRTSRARFVTLYRRCVEPAATYYTALTERDLA